The DNA sequence AGAGGAAAACTGAACATAATAACAGGAAGGTATGAATGCTTACCCAGGGGGAAATATCTTGGCGTTCCGGCGTAAATCTTTCCCAGTGATACCAGTTTTAAACTGAGAGACCTCATCCTGTCTGCTGGACTCATGGCCACGGTGTCTCCCAGTTCTGGACAAGATAAAACAGTCGTCATATGGCACAggaaggacatttttttaaaaggtttggCAGGGGTACATTTTTGCAAGGAGTTGATGTTACACTTACCTTTTTCCATGATCTCCTGCCACAGTGAGTGCACCAGTATAGGGTCAGAGTGTCCGGCACAGTGAATGATGGCCAGTTTGCACTCAGACAATTTAAAATGGTCAGCAAACTCACCATAGAGCTGCACAAGAGAACATTAAGTCAGCATTTatacacctttttttccttcactgtaATGAAAGTTCTCATTATCATTGTTCTGCTGTTACCTTGGTGATGTCCATGAGCTCCGAGTCCAACTGAGAGATTACATTTTTCACTGAGGGATGATGGGAGTACTGTCTAATCAGGGTCTCCTGGATCTGTACTTGGATCCGCACCAGCTGAGAAGGGTAACCACACACAGATGCTAAGAGGCTATAACACCAGATCAGAACACAGGATTTCTTTCAACCGTGACCACTGACACAAACATACCTCCATCTTTTCTTCCAGCTCGTGAAGGAACTCGCCATCAGATGCCTGAGCTGAGATGCAGGAGGAACTCTTAGCAGACAGGATGGCTCTGGCGATGTACTCCAAACGCTGCTTCAAtgagatctcagtgctgcataatcagagaacaaaaaacaaggtacttttttaaaattatatttgggGTCTACTGAAGAGT is a window from the Plectropomus leopardus isolate mb unplaced genomic scaffold, YSFRI_Pleo_2.0 unplaced_scaffold23124, whole genome shotgun sequence genome containing:
- the LOC121966107 gene encoding nuclear pore complex protein Nup155-like; this encodes MELVRIQVQIQETLIRQYSHHPSVKNVISQLDSELMDITKLYGEFADHFKLSECKLAIIHCAGHSDPILVHSLWQEIMEKELGDTVAMSPADRMRSLSLKLVSLGKIYAGTPRYFPLEFLVKFLEQEVCRLNWDVGFVTSTMQEIGVQLPRLLEVYDQLFKTRDPCWQRLKKPLHLVECIHVLLSGYVDDPSRVPTYD